In the Mauremys mutica isolate MM-2020 ecotype Southern chromosome 13, ASM2049712v1, whole genome shotgun sequence genome, one interval contains:
- the LOC123347867 gene encoding olfactory receptor 11A1-like: MENTLQENQTSIAEFILLGFGDLPQLKTLLFLLFLVIYIVTMAGNILIVVLIVTDQHLHTPMYFFLGNLSCLETCYTSTILPRVLASLLTGDRTISVRDCIVQFYIFGSLAATECCLLSVMSYDRYLAICKPLHYAALTNGRFCTKLVAGSWIGGFMSVAIIIFMISQLTFCGPNEIDHFFCDLSPIIKLSCSDICMLEVTAVIFSSMFTLPPFALTLASYVHIISTILRIPSTMGRQKAFSTCSSHLIVVTIFYGTLVIVYMLPKNKTLRSLNKMFSVFYTVLTPIVNPLIYSLRNKEVKEALRKAYSIDF, translated from the exons CTCAACTGAAGacccttctcttcctgctgtttctagtgatctacattGTGACGATGGCTGGGAACATCCTTATTGTTGTGCTAATTGTGACTGATCAGCATCTTcatacccccatgtacttcttcctggggaacttgtcctgcttggagacctgctacacctccaccatccttcccagggtgctggccagtctcctgactggggacagaaccatttctgttAGAGATTGCATTgtacaattttatatttttggtTCTCTGGCAGCCACAGAATGTTGTCTCTTATCTGTGATGTcctatgatcggtatttagcaatATGCAAACCGCTGCATTATGCAGCCCTTACAAACGGCAGGTTCTGCACCAAACTAGTGGCTGGGTCTTGGATAGGTGGATTTATGTCTGTGGCCATCATAATATTTATGATTTCACAATTAACATTCTGTGGTcccaatgaaattgaccatttcttttgtgatttaaGCCCAATAATAAAGCTGTCCTGCAGTGACATCTGCATGTTGGAAGTTACAGCTGTCATTTTCTCCTCAATGTTCACGCTGCCACCATTTGCGTTAACCCTGGCATCCTACGTTCACATCATCTCCACAATCCTGAGAATCCCATCCACCATggggaggcaaaaggccttttccacctgctcctcccacctcattgtggtgacaatATTCTATGGAACTCTAGTCATCGTCTACATGCTACCAAAAAACAAGACGCTGAGAAGCCTCAACAAGATGTTCTCTGTCTTCTACACAGTGCTGACTCCAATCGTtaatcccctcatctacagcctgaggaacaaagaggtgaaggaggccctgaggaaaGCTTACA gcattGACTTCTAG